The following coding sequences lie in one Campylobacter sp. RM16189 genomic window:
- the msrB gene encoding peptide-methionine (R)-S-oxide reductase MsrB, producing the protein MIKKIVAALLITAVSTWAKGAEMGNKTIVLAGGCFWGTEAYLKQLPGVKDTYVAYANSKVPNPSYQQVSYGNTNAAEAVYVEYDEYVIDLPHLLKYFFYTIDPTSLNKQGNDRGTQYRTGIYFTDPKDEAEILAFIKEKQKEYSKPIVVEVMPLQNISKAEEYHQDYLTKNPNGYCHVTFETLPPKDAILSSKKREAKMDMDKLKSYKNKNDAQLKSELSDLSYDVVKNSATERPFTSELNDEKREGIFVDITNGQPLFSSYDKFNSGSGWPSFTKPIDGSLLGEVADNSYGMRRVEVRTSLSDSHLGHVFDDGPRDKGGLRYCINGAALKFIPKEDMEKEGYGYLIPYLNEQAKAAK; encoded by the coding sequence ATGATTAAAAAAATCGTTGCGGCTTTGCTTATTACAGCCGTATCAACATGGGCAAAAGGAGCTGAAATGGGGAATAAAACTATAGTTTTAGCAGGAGGGTGCTTCTGGGGGACGGAGGCTTATCTTAAGCAGCTTCCAGGAGTGAAAGATACGTATGTCGCTTACGCGAATTCAAAAGTGCCAAATCCAAGCTATCAGCAAGTAAGCTACGGTAATACAAATGCAGCCGAAGCCGTATATGTCGAGTATGATGAGTATGTTATCGATTTGCCGCATTTGCTTAAGTATTTTTTCTATACGATTGATCCGACTAGCTTAAATAAGCAGGGAAATGATCGCGGAACTCAGTACAGAACGGGAATTTACTTTACCGATCCAAAGGACGAGGCTGAAATTTTAGCTTTTATAAAAGAAAAGCAAAAAGAGTATAGCAAACCTATAGTTGTCGAGGTTATGCCGCTACAAAACATCAGCAAAGCAGAGGAGTATCATCAAGACTACTTAACTAAAAATCCAAACGGATACTGCCACGTGACATTTGAGACATTGCCGCCTAAAGACGCTATTTTAAGCAGTAAAAAAAGAGAAGCGAAAATGGATATGGATAAGCTAAAAAGCTATAAAAATAAGAACGATGCACAGCTTAAAAGCGAGCTTAGCGATCTGTCTTATGACGTAGTTAAAAACTCGGCTACAGAAAGACCTTTTACGAGCGAACTAAATGATGAAAAAAGGGAAGGGATATTTGTAGATATAACTAACGGACAGCCGCTATTTTCATCTTATGATAAATTCAATTCAGGCTCGGGCTGGCCAAGCTTTACTAAGCCGATAGACGGCTCTTTGCTTGGTGAAGTGGCTGATAATAGCTACGGGATGAGAAGGGTTGAAGTGCGCACCAGTCTTTCTGATTCGCACCTTGGACATGTTTTTGACGACGGTCCAAGAGATAAGGGTGGTCTAAGATACTGCATCAACGGCGCTGCACTTAAATTTATCCCGAAAGAGGATATGGAAAAAGAGGGCTATGGCTACTTGATACCGTATCTTAACGAGCAAGCCAAGGCTGCAAAATAG
- a CDS encoding low molecular weight protein-tyrosine-phosphatase, with protein sequence MIKVLFVCHGNICRSTMAESLFTHIVTQRDLDGKFEIASAGTSSEEIGNPVHHGTQAQLKQNGVAVVSHRAVQMKKSDIDYYDHIIAMDTANIRNIERIAGFKSKKVAKLLSFAGSSDDVADPWYTGDFETTFKDIKMGLEGFLSTLKFLG encoded by the coding sequence ATGATAAAGGTTTTGTTCGTATGTCACGGAAACATCTGCAGAAGCACGATGGCTGAGTCTTTATTTACCCACATAGTCACGCAGCGCGACTTAGACGGCAAATTTGAAATAGCTTCTGCAGGCACAAGCAGCGAAGAGATAGGCAATCCCGTTCATCACGGCACACAAGCACAACTAAAGCAAAATGGCGTAGCGGTAGTATCACACAGAGCCGTTCAGATGAAAAAGAGCGATATAGATTACTACGACCATATAATCGCAATGGACACGGCAAACATCAGAAATATCGAGCGTATCGCTGGATTTAAAAGCAAAAAAGTTGCAAAGCTACTTTCGTTTGCAGGCTCTAGCGATGATGTCGCCGATCCTTGGTACACAGGGGATTTTGAAACCACATTTAAAGATATCAAAATGGGACTTGAGGGATTTTTGTCTACTTTAAAATTTTTAGGCTAA
- a CDS encoding ABC-F family ATP-binding cassette domain-containing protein, protein MVEIKNLVMRFNAQLLFEDVNLKLNRQNRYGLIGANGAGKSTFLKILSGELEANSGDIIIENGLRVGTLGQDQFAFENFTIKDAVLYGNKRLYDAVKEKEKLYMSEEFTDEINERLGVLEMITAEEDPSYEYETRIEKILSSLGFSDFDKLMSEVENSDKFKVLLAQVLFPKPDILFLDEPTNNLDIESIKWLENELNRHEGTMVVISHDRHFINAVCTHILDVDFKRIREFTGNYDDWYIASTLVAKQHEMERDKKLKEKEELEKFIARFSANASKARQATSRQKQLSKLDIEEIKVSSRRDPSILFRTKRDIGNEILEVRNISKKFDKTLFENFSFKLEKNDKVAIIGANGVGKSTLCRIIIGEVKPDSGDIHIGATIEPSYFAQDTTNKISGELKLYEWLQDEKNKDLDEIRKCLGRMLFSGAEQEKSVSALSGGEKHRLMLSKIMLDRGNLLILDEPNNHLDLEAIIALGEALYKFNGNVICISHDRELIDAFANRVIHLKGDGEIVDFKGTFEEYMQQLEAGV, encoded by the coding sequence ATGGTTGAGATTAAAAATTTAGTTATGAGATTTAACGCGCAGCTTCTGTTTGAAGATGTAAATTTAAAGCTAAATCGCCAAAATAGATACGGACTCATCGGTGCAAACGGAGCCGGCAAATCAACGTTTTTAAAGATTTTATCAGGCGAACTTGAGGCAAATTCAGGCGACATCATCATCGAAAACGGCCTAAGAGTAGGCACACTCGGACAAGATCAGTTTGCGTTTGAAAATTTCACTATCAAAGATGCCGTCTTATACGGCAACAAGCGCCTTTATGATGCGGTTAAAGAGAAAGAAAAGCTTTATATGAGCGAGGAATTTACTGATGAGATAAATGAGCGCTTAGGCGTTTTAGAGATGATAACGGCTGAAGAAGATCCAAGCTATGAGTATGAAACAAGGATAGAAAAAATCCTAAGCTCGCTTGGGTTTAGCGACTTCGATAAGCTTATGAGCGAAGTTGAAAATTCTGACAAATTTAAAGTGCTTTTGGCTCAAGTGCTCTTTCCAAAACCTGATATTTTATTTTTAGATGAGCCAACCAACAACCTTGATATCGAGAGCATAAAATGGCTTGAAAACGAGCTAAATCGCCACGAGGGCACGATGGTTGTTATCAGCCACGACCGACACTTTATAAACGCTGTTTGCACACATATTTTAGATGTGGATTTTAAGAGAATCCGCGAATTTACGGGTAACTATGACGACTGGTATATCGCTTCAACTCTCGTTGCAAAACAGCATGAGATGGAGCGCGATAAGAAGCTCAAAGAAAAAGAGGAGCTTGAGAAATTTATCGCCAGATTTAGCGCAAACGCAAGCAAAGCTCGCCAAGCTACAAGCCGTCAAAAGCAGTTAAGCAAGCTTGATATCGAAGAGATAAAAGTCTCAAGCAGACGCGATCCGAGCATACTCTTTCGCACCAAGCGCGATATCGGAAACGAGATTTTAGAAGTTCGCAACATAAGCAAGAAATTTGATAAAACGCTTTTTGAAAATTTTAGCTTTAAGCTCGAAAAGAACGATAAAGTGGCTATCATAGGCGCAAACGGTGTGGGCAAAAGCACGCTTTGTAGGATCATCATAGGCGAGGTTAAGCCTGATAGCGGCGATATCCACATAGGCGCAACCATTGAGCCAAGCTACTTTGCGCAAGATACGACAAATAAAATTTCAGGCGAACTTAAGCTATACGAGTGGCTACAAGATGAGAAAAACAAAGACCTAGATGAGATCAGAAAATGTCTTGGCAGGATGCTCTTTAGCGGTGCCGAGCAGGAAAAATCAGTAAGCGCGCTAAGCGGAGGCGAAAAGCACAGACTAATGCTAAGTAAGATCATGCTTGACCGCGGAAATTTGCTGATCTTGGATGAACCAAACAACCACCTTGACCTTGAGGCTATCATCGCTCTTGGCGAGGCGCTTTATAAATTTAACGGCAACGTAATCTGCATAAGCCACGACAGGGAGCTCATTGATGCGTTTGCAAACCGCGTTATCCACCTTAAAGGAGATGGCGAGATAGTGGATTTTAAAGGCACATTTGAAGAGTATATGCAGCAGCTTGAGGCTGGAGTTTAA
- a CDS encoding GGDEF domain-containing protein, which translates to MSINLDRLLNNSDINQSFYIALVGLIVAHALYLFIFLFIDKIDLACMNIVSISLYVYAIYIIKKYQNVKLTLTITQIEIFLHSFICTLSLGWSYGFQNITLALVSIAFFINFSNKFLSHIITITQATAYLFLYIYFKDQIIIQNFESEAMYIFNFALIIISLIFLSKLLKILNAMAYIDILEKQERLQIAANKDPLTGLYNRRGFENTVCEKIINCDGGSSIVVGDLDDFKRINDDFGHMAGDEVLKIVSNIIKSNIRKDDYACRWGGEEFLIALLNTDFKNSEFVLNRLREKIHRYKFKFDLIEIRTSITFGFVYARMTQQIDIILAIQKADKLLYMGKRSGKNCVIGETVDMSMLKQEANTANI; encoded by the coding sequence ATGAGTATTAATTTAGATAGGCTGTTAAATAATTCGGATATTAATCAAAGTTTTTATATTGCTCTAGTAGGACTTATAGTAGCTCATGCTTTATATTTGTTTATATTTTTGTTTATAGACAAAATAGACCTTGCGTGTATGAATATTGTTAGCATTAGTTTGTATGTATACGCTATATATATTATAAAAAAATATCAAAATGTAAAATTAACTCTCACTATTACACAAATAGAAATATTTTTGCACTCTTTTATATGTACTTTGAGTCTTGGTTGGAGTTATGGATTCCAAAATATCACACTTGCACTTGTGTCCATAGCGTTTTTTATAAATTTTAGTAATAAGTTTTTAAGTCATATTATTACTATTACTCAGGCGACTGCTTATTTATTTTTATATATATATTTTAAAGATCAAATTATAATTCAAAATTTTGAATCAGAAGCTATGTATATATTTAACTTTGCTTTAATTATCATTTCTTTAATATTTTTATCAAAATTATTAAAAATTCTTAATGCAATGGCTTATATAGATATTCTTGAAAAGCAAGAACGGCTACAGATAGCTGCAAACAAAGATCCTTTAACGGGACTTTACAATAGGCGTGGTTTTGAAAATACAGTGTGTGAAAAAATAATAAATTGTGATGGCGGTTCGAGTATAGTAGTTGGCGATTTGGACGATTTTAAAAGAATTAATGACGACTTTGGTCATATGGCCGGGGATGAAGTATTAAAAATAGTTTCAAATATTATAAAATCCAATATTAGAAAAGATGATTATGCCTGTAGATGGGGAGGCGAGGAGTTTTTGATCGCTCTTTTGAATACAGATTTTAAAAACTCGGAATTTGTTCTAAATCGTTTAAGGGAAAAAATACACAGATACAAATTTAAGTTTGATTTAATTGAAATCAGAACTTCTATAACTTTTGGATTTGTTTATGCAAGAATGACTCAACAAATTGATATAATACTGGCTATTCAAAAAGCCGATAAGCTACTTTATATGGGCAAAAGAAGCGGCAAGAACTGCGTAATAGGAGAGACTGTTGACATGAGCATGTTGAAACAAGAAGCAAACACTGCAAATATCTAA
- a CDS encoding radical SAM protein produces the protein MSGFNFAINPYVGCPHVCIYCYAEFMQKMSGHTEAWGEFVDVKEFDEKSLAKFLSSYKGERIFMSSVTDCYNPFEAKFKNTRKILEILSGSNVNLQILTKSKLVLRDTDLFKTMPNLKVGLSFSTLDENLRAVFEPRASRINERLDALKTLKEQGIKTFLFVAPIFPDIAPAVKFAQDYSGIADEIIFDRLNLYPVFKDKILAFIGRNFPHLLSLYKQIYLFNDNSYYSELAANLEEILSEQKANYKICFKD, from the coding sequence ATTTCAGGCTTTAACTTCGCTATTAATCCTTATGTAGGTTGCCCGCACGTTTGCATTTATTGTTATGCCGAATTTATGCAAAAGATGAGCGGACATACTGAAGCTTGGGGCGAATTTGTAGATGTTAAAGAGTTTGATGAAAAGTCTCTGGCGAAATTTCTAAGCAGCTATAAAGGCGAGCGAATTTTCATGAGCTCGGTTACGGATTGTTATAATCCGTTTGAAGCCAAATTTAAAAATACTCGCAAAATTTTAGAAATTCTTAGCGGCTCAAATGTAAATTTACAAATTCTAACCAAGTCAAAGCTGGTCTTGCGTGATACCGATCTTTTTAAAACTATGCCAAATTTAAAAGTAGGGCTTAGCTTTTCTACTCTTGATGAGAATTTGCGAGCCGTTTTTGAGCCAAGAGCAAGCAGGATTAATGAGCGTTTAGATGCGTTAAAGACGCTAAAAGAGCAGGGTATTAAGACGTTTTTATTTGTTGCTCCGATTTTTCCTGATATTGCGCCCGCTGTTAAATTTGCGCAGGACTACAGTGGTATAGCTGATGAGATAATATTTGACAGGCTGAATTTATATCCTGTTTTTAAAGATAAAATTTTAGCCTTCATAGGGCGAAATTTCCCACATCTTTTAAGCCTTTATAAGCAGATTTATCTTTTTAATGATAACTCTTACTATAGCGAGCTTGCGGCTAATTTAGAGGAGATTTTAAGCGAGCAAAAGGCAAACTACAAGATATGTTTTAAGGATTAA
- a CDS encoding alpha/beta fold hydrolase, with protein MLNGLHFYASKPKGVVLFFHGNAGSLKGWGKFGEFYTRLGYDFYVFDYRGYGKSSGEIRNETQLISDAHAMMAKVLEEFNAKDITLVGYSLGSGLAANIASKFKVPKLVLVAPYFKFDELASSKVFFVPKFIVKYKIPTVSFINEAKNTQISIIHGKFDDLIEISNSLN; from the coding sequence GTGCTAAACGGGCTTCATTTTTATGCGAGCAAGCCAAAGGGCGTGGTTTTGTTTTTTCATGGCAATGCAGGCTCACTTAAAGGCTGGGGCAAATTTGGTGAGTTTTACACAAGACTCGGATATGATTTTTACGTTTTTGACTACAGAGGCTACGGCAAAAGTAGCGGCGAGATAAGAAACGAAACCCAGCTCATAAGTGACGCTCATGCGATGATGGCAAAAGTGCTTGAGGAGTTTAACGCAAAGGATATCACGCTTGTTGGCTACTCGCTTGGAAGCGGGCTTGCGGCAAATATCGCGAGCAAATTTAAAGTGCCTAAGTTGGTTTTGGTGGCGCCTTATTTTAAATTTGACGAGCTTGCCAGCTCAAAGGTGTTTTTCGTGCCAAAATTTATAGTGAAATATAAAATCCCAACCGTTTCGTTCATAAATGAGGCAAAAAATACGCAAATATCGATAATCCACGGCAAATTTGACGATCTTATAGAGATATCAAACTCTTTAAACTAG
- a CDS encoding 2,3,4,5-tetrahydropyridine-2,6-carboxylate N-succinyltransferase, whose amino-acid sequence MSKEFKTADEFKEFCEKIRAKKGYKDPVAFAIARVDRGQLNKDKILQASYALVNYKESFLSASALIYALEKCGVEVDFSDSEFIAEFTPKVAKKASKLFSVFENELEKHKNVQVLHMIKHAFEEDLENNEDKFKIAFMFEDAKPKSVEIVYLKLYLLSLNKAPLRSLVLDGAFGVLPNVAWTSRNIPIELEWLRKNEIWLKMSGGYPAIVSVDKFPRFLSHIIPSDNTRILDSAKVRLGASIHPGTTVMPGAAYVNFNAGTTGSVMIEGRVSSSVVVGEGSDVGGGASILGVLSGTNGNPVSIGKNCLLGANSVTGIPLGDKCIVDAGIAILEGTKVFINEAERAKLNEINPNFKFDREIYKGLELASLDGLHFRQNSQTGQITASASKRAIKLNEALH is encoded by the coding sequence ATGTCAAAAGAGTTTAAAACAGCCGATGAATTCAAAGAATTTTGCGAGAAAATTAGAGCTAAAAAAGGCTATAAAGACCCAGTTGCATTCGCTATCGCCCGTGTTGATAGAGGCCAGCTAAATAAAGACAAAATTTTGCAAGCAAGCTATGCGTTGGTAAATTACAAAGAGAGCTTTTTATCAGCCTCAGCGCTCATCTACGCACTAGAAAAATGCGGAGTGGAGGTTGATTTCAGTGATAGCGAATTTATAGCCGAATTTACTCCAAAGGTAGCCAAGAAGGCGAGCAAACTCTTTAGCGTATTTGAAAACGAGCTTGAAAAACATAAAAACGTGCAAGTTTTACACATGATAAAGCACGCTTTTGAAGAGGATTTGGAAAACAACGAGGATAAATTTAAGATCGCTTTTATGTTTGAAGATGCTAAGCCAAAGAGTGTCGAGATCGTATATCTGAAGCTTTATCTACTCTCTTTAAACAAAGCTCCGCTTCGAAGCCTCGTGCTTGACGGAGCCTTTGGCGTGCTACCAAACGTAGCATGGACGAGCCGAAACATCCCTATCGAGCTTGAGTGGCTACGCAAAAACGAAATTTGGCTAAAGATGAGCGGCGGATACCCTGCGATCGTAAGTGTAGATAAGTTCCCACGCTTCTTAAGCCACATCATTCCAAGCGACAATACAAGAATCCTTGATAGCGCAAAGGTTCGCCTAGGTGCGTCCATACATCCGGGCACAACGGTAATGCCGGGTGCTGCGTATGTGAATTTTAACGCTGGTACGACGGGCTCTGTTATGATAGAAGGTCGCGTAAGCAGCTCGGTCGTAGTCGGCGAAGGAAGCGACGTGGGTGGAGGCGCAAGTATCCTTGGAGTGCTAAGCGGTACAAACGGCAACCCTGTAAGCATCGGTAAAAACTGCTTGCTTGGTGCAAATTCGGTCACTGGAATTCCGCTTGGCGATAAGTGCATAGTTGATGCTGGAATCGCGATATTAGAGGGCACAAAAGTGTTTATAAACGAAGCCGAGCGAGCCAAGCTAAACGAGATAAATCCAAATTTCAAATTTGATCGCGAAATTTACAAAGGTCTTGAGCTTGCAAGCCTTGACGGACTTCACTTCCGCCAAAACAGCCAAACAGGTCAGATCACCGCAAGTGCAAGCAAACGCGCGATCAAGCTAAACGAAGCGCTTCATTAA
- a CDS encoding Mrp/NBP35 family ATP-binding protein: MLSKEQVIERLKGVIYPGFDKDIVSFGFVKNVEIGDKILVEVEIVSSNPDIAKELKVDIARVLGSNEAVINIIQPKIPDEKSNSQSGKNIAPQIKNFVMVSSGKGGVGKSTTTLNLAISMAKLGKKVGVLDADIYGPNIPRMLGEIGAQPQVIGNKLKPILTHGIEMMSMGVLMDEGTSLIWRGSMIMKAIEQLLKDVIWSELDVLFLDMPPGTGDAQLTLAQSVPVTAGICVTTPQVVALDDSKRALDMFEKLHIPIAGVVENMSGFICPESGKEYDIFGKGTTEEIAKAYKTEVIAEVPIEPAVRVGGDSGKPISFYEPNSVTAKRYEKAAARLWEIIENINNDGGADNSSIQPVMDGKSACSK; encoded by the coding sequence ATGTTAAGTAAAGAACAAGTTATCGAGAGATTAAAAGGGGTTATTTATCCCGGATTTGACAAGGATATCGTGAGTTTTGGATTTGTCAAAAACGTAGAAATCGGCGATAAAATTTTAGTCGAAGTTGAGATCGTAAGCTCAAATCCGGACATAGCAAAAGAGCTAAAAGTCGATATCGCAAGGGTTCTTGGCTCAAATGAAGCGGTTATCAACATCATCCAGCCAAAAATTCCGGACGAAAAGAGCAACAGCCAAAGCGGTAAAAATATCGCTCCTCAGATCAAAAATTTCGTCATGGTAAGCAGTGGAAAAGGTGGCGTGGGTAAATCAACCACAACGCTAAATTTAGCTATCTCCATGGCAAAACTTGGCAAAAAAGTTGGCGTACTTGATGCTGATATCTACGGACCAAACATCCCTAGAATGCTTGGCGAAATAGGAGCTCAGCCGCAAGTCATAGGAAACAAGCTAAAGCCTATCTTAACTCACGGTATTGAGATGATGAGTATGGGCGTGCTTATGGATGAGGGCACGAGCCTTATCTGGCGCGGATCTATGATCATGAAAGCTATCGAACAGCTGCTAAAAGACGTCATTTGGAGCGAGCTAGACGTGCTATTTTTAGATATGCCTCCAGGAACTGGTGACGCACAGCTAACTCTAGCTCAAAGCGTGCCAGTAACTGCGGGAATTTGCGTAACAACTCCACAAGTTGTAGCGCTTGATGATAGCAAAAGAGCGCTTGATATGTTTGAAAAACTTCATATACCGATAGCCGGCGTTGTAGAAAATATGAGCGGATTTATCTGTCCTGAAAGTGGCAAAGAGTATGATATATTTGGCAAAGGAACGACTGAAGAGATAGCAAAAGCGTATAAGACTGAAGTTATCGCTGAAGTGCCGATCGAGCCTGCCGTGCGCGTGGGTGGCGATAGCGGAAAGCCGATAAGCTTTTATGAGCCAAATTCGGTCACTGCAAAACGCTACGAAAAAGCCGCGGCTCGCCTTTGGGAGATAATCGAAAATATAAATAACGATGGCGGAGCCGATAACTCATCAATCCAGCCTGTAATGGACGGCAAGAGCGCTTGCTCGAAGTAA
- the thiC gene encoding phosphomethylpyrimidine synthase ThiC, which produces MRKDWIKERLNDKTPTQMYYAKRGIITKEMEYVAKVENLSAELVCKEVAKGSMIIPANINHTNLIPMAIGIESKTKVNANIGNSSLASNIDGEIEKLEICLKYGADTVMDLSTGGDLDAIRRAIIAKSTVPVGTVPMYQIIHDVGKIENLDIDTMLKVIEKQAQQGVSYFTIHAGFLLKFMPLIAKRKMGIVSRGGSLMASWMMHYHRENPFYEAFDEICDICAKYDVALSLGDSLRPGCLYDATDEAQLSELKVLGELTLRAWEKNVQVMVEGPGHIPLNEIEYNMKIEQELCHNAPFYVLGPLVTDIGAGYDHITSAIGGTLAAYHGASMLCYVTPKEHLGLPNAADVRDGIIAHKIAAHAADVARGRKGAIERDHAMSNARYNFDWNKQFELALDPDKARELHDESLPQDVFKEAEFCSMCGPKFCAYKISRNIIKETDVK; this is translated from the coding sequence ATGAGAAAAGATTGGATAAAAGAGCGTTTGAACGACAAAACACCGACACAGATGTATTATGCTAAACGCGGGATAATAACAAAAGAGATGGAGTACGTAGCCAAAGTCGAAAATTTAAGCGCCGAGCTAGTGTGTAAAGAAGTAGCAAAAGGCAGTATGATCATACCTGCTAACATAAACCACACAAACTTAATCCCGATGGCAATAGGAATAGAATCCAAAACAAAAGTAAACGCCAACATCGGCAACTCAAGCCTAGCAAGCAATATCGATGGCGAGATAGAAAAGCTTGAAATTTGCCTAAAATACGGCGCAGATACCGTTATGGATCTCTCAACCGGCGGCGATCTGGATGCCATAAGAAGAGCTATCATAGCTAAATCAACCGTGCCTGTAGGAACGGTGCCTATGTATCAGATCATCCACGATGTGGGTAAAATCGAAAATTTAGACATTGACACCATGCTAAAAGTGATAGAAAAGCAAGCCCAGCAAGGAGTGAGTTACTTTACGATACATGCTGGATTTTTGCTCAAATTTATGCCGCTAATCGCAAAACGCAAGATGGGTATAGTAAGTCGCGGCGGAAGCCTAATGGCAAGCTGGATGATGCACTATCACAGAGAAAATCCATTCTACGAAGCGTTTGATGAAATTTGCGATATCTGCGCTAAATACGACGTAGCACTCTCGCTTGGAGATAGTCTGCGCCCGGGATGTTTATACGACGCCACTGATGAAGCGCAACTAAGCGAACTAAAAGTGCTTGGCGAGCTAACGCTTAGAGCATGGGAGAAAAACGTGCAGGTCATGGTTGAAGGTCCCGGTCATATACCTTTAAACGAAATTGAGTATAATATGAAAATAGAACAGGAGCTTTGTCACAATGCGCCGTTTTACGTGCTTGGGCCACTAGTTACCGATATCGGTGCTGGGTATGATCACATCACATCGGCTATCGGCGGAACGCTTGCAGCGTATCACGGAGCTAGCATGCTATGCTACGTAACGCCTAAAGAGCATTTAGGCTTGCCAAACGCAGCAGACGTAAGAGACGGCATCATCGCTCATAAGATCGCAGCACACGCAGCAGACGTGGCTCGCGGACGAAAAGGCGCGATAGAGCGCGACCATGCGATGAGCAACGCTAGATATAACTTTGACTGGAACAAGCAGTTTGAACTGGCACTTGACCCTGATAAAGCGCGAGAGCTACACGATGAGAGCTTACCGCAGGATGTCTTTAAAGAGGCTGAGTTTTGTTCTATGTGCGGGCCAAAATTTTGCGCCTATAAAATTTCAAGAAATATTATAAAGGAGACAGATGTTAAGTAA
- a CDS encoding bifunctional 2-C-methyl-D-erythritol 4-phosphate cytidylyltransferase/2-C-methyl-D-erythritol 2,4-cyclodiphosphate synthase → MFDISLVMLGAGNSTRFEMPVKKQWLRIGDEPLWLFATKNLSSHYPFKEIIIASNEEAYMSKFAPHYRFVRGGVTRQESLRNALSEVSSEFVLVSDIARPCISANLLSKIIEGLNNADCVVPVLKVADTVYFEDGIIDRDRVKLVQTPQLSRTALLKKAIEGDQIYTDDSSAMRAAGAKIWYVLGEESARKITFKEDLAKIPCLKAPKNEIYFGNGFDVHAFEEGNFVTICGEKVPHKFKFKAHSDGDVATHALIDAILGAASLGDIGELFPDTDDKYKGADSIGLLKQAYRLVQSVGFELVNADITIMAQAPKLSAFKLKMAQNIAEALNISASRINVKATTTEKLGFVGRGEGIAASVTASLRYYDWTQI, encoded by the coding sequence TTGTTTGATATATCCCTTGTGATGCTTGGAGCCGGGAATTCAACCAGGTTTGAAATGCCGGTAAAAAAGCAGTGGTTGCGCATAGGAGACGAACCGCTCTGGCTCTTTGCGACTAAAAATTTAAGCTCGCATTATCCGTTTAAAGAGATAATCATAGCTAGCAACGAAGAAGCTTACATGAGTAAATTTGCGCCACATTATCGCTTTGTGCGTGGTGGGGTTACACGTCAGGAGAGTTTGCGAAACGCTCTTAGCGAAGTTAGCAGCGAATTTGTGTTAGTTAGTGACATCGCTCGCCCCTGTATAAGTGCAAATTTGCTTTCAAAGATAATCGAAGGGCTAAACAACGCCGACTGCGTCGTACCTGTGCTTAAGGTCGCAGATACTGTTTATTTTGAAGATGGCATTATCGATAGAGACAGAGTTAAACTCGTGCAAACTCCTCAACTTTCGCGTACAGCTTTGCTTAAAAAGGCTATAGAGGGAGATCAAATTTACACCGATGATAGCTCTGCCATGAGAGCTGCAGGAGCTAAAATTTGGTATGTGCTGGGCGAAGAGAGCGCTAGAAAAATCACTTTTAAAGAGGACTTAGCCAAAATTCCTTGCTTAAAAGCGCCAAAAAACGAGATTTATTTTGGCAACGGCTTTGATGTGCATGCCTTTGAAGAGGGAAATTTCGTAACAATTTGCGGAGAAAAAGTTCCGCATAAATTTAAGTTTAAGGCTCACTCAGACGGCGATGTAGCAACTCACGCTTTGATAGATGCCATTTTGGGAGCCGCATCTTTAGGCGATATAGGCGAGCTATTTCCAGATACCGATGATAAGTACAAAGGGGCTGATTCGATAGGGCTTTTAAAGCAGGCTTATAGGCTTGTTCAAAGTGTCGGATTTGAGCTTGTAAATGCCGACATAACTATCATGGCGCAAGCTCCAAAACTTAGCGCCTTTAAGCTTAAAATGGCTCAAAATATTGCAGAGGCGCTAAATATAAGCGCAAGCAGGATAAACGTAAAGGCTACAACTACGGAGAAATTGGGATTTGTCGGGCGCGGCGAGGGCATAGCCGCAAGCGTAACGGCAAGTCTTAGATATTATGATTGGACACAGATATGA